A genomic segment from Sphingomonas astaxanthinifaciens DSM 22298 encodes:
- a CDS encoding glucokinase, with protein sequence MSRQIVAADIGGTHARFALATLDGGRVATLDEPVTLKTADHGSFQLAWEEFGRRVGAPLPAALAISFAGPVGGELLKLTNNPWVIRPALIPEKLGATDYVVVNDFGAVAHAVAAFERDAYLHLCGPDEPLPAEGMITILGPGTGLGVAGLLRKDGSYQVIETEGGHVDFAPLDALEDRILVELRRSFRRVSVERILSGRGLMNLYEALAAIEGRPAAIHDEKELWGAALAGSDSLAAAALDRFCLTLGAVAGDLALAQGAAAVAIGGGLGFRLKDHLPRSGFRDRFIAKGRFERRMDGLPVKLITHPQPGLFGAAAAFAKAFPC encoded by the coding sequence ATGAGCCGCCAGATCGTTGCCGCCGACATAGGCGGGACCCACGCCCGCTTTGCCCTCGCCACCTTGGATGGTGGCCGGGTCGCCACGCTCGACGAACCGGTCACCCTCAAGACCGCCGATCATGGCAGCTTCCAGCTCGCCTGGGAGGAATTCGGCCGACGCGTCGGTGCCCCGCTTCCGGCCGCGCTCGCGATCAGCTTCGCCGGGCCGGTGGGAGGCGAATTGCTCAAGCTCACCAACAACCCCTGGGTGATCCGCCCCGCGCTCATCCCCGAGAAACTCGGGGCGACCGACTATGTGGTGGTCAACGACTTCGGCGCGGTCGCGCATGCGGTCGCGGCGTTCGAACGCGACGCCTATCTCCACCTCTGCGGCCCCGACGAGCCGCTTCCCGCCGAGGGCATGATCACCATCCTCGGGCCCGGCACCGGGCTCGGGGTCGCGGGCCTGCTGCGAAAGGACGGCAGCTACCAGGTGATCGAAACCGAAGGCGGCCATGTCGACTTCGCCCCGCTCGACGCGCTCGAGGACCGCATCCTGGTCGAGCTTCGCCGCAGCTTCCGCCGGGTCTCGGTCGAGCGGATCCTGTCGGGCCGCGGCCTGATGAACCTCTACGAAGCCCTCGCCGCGATCGAGGGCCGGCCGGCGGCGATCCACGACGAGAAGGAATTGTGGGGCGCGGCGCTGGCCGGAAGCGACAGCCTTGCCGCCGCCGCGCTCGACCGCTTCTGCCTGACACTGGGCGCGGTCGCCGGCGACCTTGCGCTGGCGCAGGGCGCGGCCGCCGTGGCCATCGGTGGCGGGCTCGGCTTCCGATTGAAGGACCATCTTCCGCGCTCGGGTTTCCGGGACCGCTTCATCGCCAAGGGCCGCTTCGAGCGGCGGATGGACGGCCTTCCGGTCAAGCTCATCACCCATCCCCAGCCCGGCCTGTTCGGCGCGGCCGCGGCCTTTGCGAAAGCCTTCCCATGCTGA